A region of the Brachyhypopomus gauderio isolate BG-103 chromosome 11, BGAUD_0.2, whole genome shotgun sequence genome:
GGCAAAAGACGTAGCTGTTTGAGATTTGAAGCTGTAAACTAGCTTGACAGGACTAAAAAAGATTAATATTGAGGAGATGAGTATATCTGTATATCAGCCATCTGTTATTTGTCTATTATTAAGATTTCTAAGCCCTAAAGGACTCTCATACAGACTTTCGTATTTCTACTGTTGCAGCTACCAGAGCACTGGCTAATGACCTTGGTATGAAACACTAATCATCTGACTCAGGTGTTGGCAAACTAAAAAGATCCAaactgtggagtgtgtgagaaatCCCTGAGAACTGGATGGGGACCTGCTGCTTTATAAAAACATGTCAAAGGTCAGGTTGCTCATGTTTTAGGGTTTGCTCAAGGTTTCTCACATTTTTGAGGACTTGTATAACTAATGACAAGTTCATTCTAATACCAGGAAATGTCAACAAAAATTAGCACACTGGATCTATTAATAATATtccgtgtgttttgtgtgtatgacaTGTCGCTCAAAGCATTGATTTAAGCTACTCAATATTGTTCCATCTCTCTGTACAAAAGAGAAAATGATTTGTACATGATATTTTTGCTTTGTGTAGAACTTCCTCACAAGATTTGGCAAGTGCTAAGAAACTTGACTCATCAGGAAAGATTTTTCACAACCAGTGGCTGCTGATTAGACGCAGCAGGACTTACAGAGGGAGCTCTGCACACGGGCCGGTCTAAGCTGGCCTGAGAACAGTTTGTGCTGGGGCATGGGGAGGCAGAGAGCCCACAGAGGGCAGGACAGCCCATCTGGGGCCTGGGCAGGGAGGAGTGGGGGACCAGAAAGCCCCTGAGAAACGTGTCCAGCCTCCTCTGTCACCTGCGTCTTTCCGAgatgctcaggcttcctggaaaGCAGCAAGAAAAGCCCGAGTGGGCTGTGGCACACGAATGAGTCACCATTGGAgagtctccatctctccctccccatctGTCTGTTTGAGGCGGGCTGCTTTGTGATCTCACTAGCCAAACGCTGCTTGCTGTGTCTCTTGTTTCCTCAAGGTCCAGAACGCTGAAGCCACGATGGATTGCCTGATGGGTCTGAGCATGCAGCATCAGCACACCAGcaacccccacctccctcactcccccctacaCACTCTGCTCACTCCCCCCtgcacactctcctcactcccAGGCACCACGCAGGCTGATTAGAGCCCCCCCTTCCCACCTTcaccaagcccctacacctcacacccccactCAGGTGGAAGGCAACCCCTCCCCCGTGGAAGTATGCCTGGATGGAGGTCCCAGTGCCGTCTGGTGCTACTCAACCTGCTGACATGTGGCCTGGAGATCTGTGTGGCAGCTGGGATCACATACGTGCCGCCCCTGCTGCTGGAGGCTGGCGTGGAGGAGAAGTACATGACCATGGTGCTGGGTAAGGCCTCATGCACACACCTCAGCTTTGCTCTCTGGACAGATAATAGCGCTAATAGCGCTAATGCATACTAACTAATCCATGTACTTTTTAGTTAGAACTTCCCCTTTAAGTCTCTGATCAGGAATGTTTTTGGACACTGCATTAACGGAGGCCTTCAGGAGGTACAGTTTTATGGGGTCGTTCGCTAAAATGTCCTGCATGGAGTTTGTACCTTCTGTTAATCACGCTGCTGACCTGGTTTTCACACTCTGCCCCTCTCAGCTATCACCACTCAAGAATCTAGAGATCTGAAACAAGATACGagttaagaagaagaagagataACCTGTGAGGGCCAGTGTGTGTCACAAGACTTTGGCTGGGTTATGGTTCATTTATGTTCAGTACATTCATGGCCTCTTTCCCATCCAAGACTCAGTTCTATATTGGGGATCATTATCTTAATTACTGGCTGTATTACTTGCTGCTCTGCACAGGTGGTAATTAGGTGTTAATTGAAAGGCATGGGACACAGGAAGGAAATCTCGGCTCTGAAGGCCAGCAGGTGTGTCCATCTGTGTAAGTTCACAGTGGCTGGactaaacacacagcacgttcCTTTTCTTAGTGTTGATGCATGCGGAATATGTTGGTCACCTACATTTTCCAGATTAATTAAGTTGCTTCTCTATTTCAGAATCTTTTTGAAACCTTATGTTAGTTATTAGAGTGCCAGTGGGTTATTTCTTGATGAAATGAAACGTGTCTGAAGCATTCCACAGTTGAGCATTTCCTAGATGATCCGGAAGATTTTTTGTTAGCCTGTGTGCTGGTATTAGTTAGTTCAGTGAGCGATAGCGAGTTATACTCTCTTCCATGGTTGCAGAGAAAAGAGAAATGAGCTTTGTGTGTAGGTCTGTCTATCCTGGCAAGTGTTGTGTTTTTCCTAATCACACAGTGGCCAAAGTATTCAAAACAACCTTTTTCCCCAAAGAATATGCATGGTATCCAAAACCAAGCACCACAAGCATTGTTTAAAAGCATAAAATGGGGTTTGTAAATGAGGTTAGCAAGATTTACATTTTTCCTCATACAATTGCAGAGACTTTGCTGGAATTGTTTCTCATTGGTCAGCAGCTCAAAGTGTTTAGTAAGGACGTTTTGTGATTGGAGCTCCTTTATTCTGCATTGGTGTGACTTGAGAAAGTAATTGTCAGTGTCTCACAGCTGGTGTCTTTCTGAGCAGCATAATGGTCCACACCACCCTCTGTGGTTTTGTGCAGATTTAGCAAACACCTTACTGAAGGCATTACTGCAgcaacaatgtgtgtgtgtgtgtgtgtgtgtgtgtgtgtgtgtgtgtgtgtgtgtgtgtgtgtgtgtgtgtgtgtgtgtgtgtgtgtgtgtgtgtgttaacacctATGGCAGGGTTAACCATTTGTGCGTCTTTTCACGCGCATGGTATTGGTGGCAAGACATAAATTAGCTCATTGAGATCCATTGAAAAGGAAATGTCAGGAAGAGGATAAAATGCTGTGAAAACGTGGTTCCCTAAGTACCGAGCCAGGAGCTCGATGCTGGCAGCCAGTCAGAGAGCTGCTACACCTGAGACACAGGTATTGTTGGAGCAGTTGATGAGGTGCTCCCTTTGccttgtggttgtgtgtgcctTAGGTTAACAATCTCTgtgttttttacatttgttttacATCAGAGCTGTGCACTAGTCCTGTTGGCCCTTTGTGGGATGTGAAACATACTGAATTTGACATCAGCCAGTCAAAATAGGACCATTATGTTTCATCCTGTGTAGGAGGTAGTTAAATGTCCATAAACCTTGAACATTTTAAACTATCTCTGGTAAAGAGGTGACCCTCCCCATGTTATCTTACACTCCTCATTGACAACTGCCCTTTGATAATTTTCTCCAAGGCCAGATAGTTCCCTCGGCTATCTGGTTCCACTGCTCGCACAGAGATATCCCTCCGCGGGAATAACACTTGCTTTGTCAAGACCTGCTTCAGTGCCTTAAATTCACAGGGACAGTCTTGAATTGTTTTACGTATGTTATTCCAAACCAACCCCACCTCCCCTAAATGCCCTTTGAAAATAAAGAACCCACAGGAACGTGACGTTTTGGGCTGTATGTGctaatttttttttgtatgacccacaaccacacaacacTATTGACCTTGGTTTTAGTACCATCGCAGAGAAATGTTTTGACATGACATGAAACGggttttattattactttttgtGTTCATATCTTTGATTACATTTTGGCCTACAGAGGCAGTCTGTGTTCTGGACCATGCAGTATTTATGCCGATAGCTTCTAGTGAACTTAATATGTTCTTGAACATCTCCTCAACTCATCACCCGCCGCTCCGGATAGAAATAGCCCCTGAGAATCTGGACATGAATCAAATGAAAATCCAGCCCAGCGAGCATTCTTAGTCATCTTCTTTAATTAGAAAGCCTgtcgagagagagggggagggagtgagagggagagagacagagagagagagggagggagagagagcaggagggaaagggtggggtagtggtggtgtaggttTGGAGTTTGTTCAACAGGCCCGTTACAGGCTGTTTCCACGTAGACTTATTGAGACCGATGGTGCCGTAGTGAAATCATTATGGCAcaaggtcgtgtgtgtgtggctgtaagATACAGTGGTGGTACGAGCGCCCTTCATCCTCGTCCTCGTGCCCATGTGTGCAGGTATCGGCCCCGTCCTCGGCCTCCTCTTCATCCCCCTGATCGGCTCGGCGAGCGACCGCTGCACCAGCAGCTACGGCCGCCGCAGACCCTTCATCTGGCTGCTGTCACTGGGCGTGCTGCTGGCCCTCCTCATCATCCCCCACGCTGACGTGCTGGCTGCCCACCTCAGCTGGGGCCCCGGCGACCCCAGCCGAGCCCTGCAGGTGGGCCTGCTCATCGTGGGCGTGGGTCTGCTGGACTTCTGCGGGCAAGTGTGCTTCACGCCGCTTGAGGCGCTGCTGTCCGACCTGTACCACGAGCGGGACGACTGCGCCCAGGCTTTCGCCATCTTCTCCTTCATGGTGAGCCTGGGCGGATGCGTGGGCTACCTGCTGCCTGCACTGGACTGGAGCGGGGGCCTCCTCGCCTTCTACCTGGGCGGCCAGGCCGAGTGTCTCTTCGCCCTCCTCATCGTCATCTTCGTCGTCAGCGTGCTGGTCACCATGAGGATGTCGGAGGAGGAGGCGCCACGTGGACCGCCCGCACCCGAGATCCAGCCGGCGGAGGGCGGGCCATGCGGCCCCCGCGCCTGCTGCCACGTGGTCCGGTGCAAGCTCCGCCTCCTGAGGGCCGGCCCGCTGCTGTGCCTTCTGAGGAGCTGCTGGTCCATGAGCCCGGCCATCTACCGGAGCTACTGCCACGTGCCACGGGTCATGCGGCAGCTGTGCGTGTCTCAGCTCTGCAGCTGGATGGCCGTCATGTCCTTCATGCTCTTCTACACGGACTTTGTGGGCGAGGGGCTGTATGAAGGGGTTCCCAGTGCCGCCCCTGGCACTCCACCCAGACAACAGTACGACGAAGGTGAGATCGCCTACATTCCTGAAGATAAGAGACTTTTTAGAGGTGTTTTTAATTGTTTAACCTTCATTTAATCCTGCCAGCCTATGTAATGAAAGGCCTTGTTATGGCTTAGCTGTAATGAACTGTGCAGTGATCCTAGcagatttgttgttgtttaaacCCCTTTAAAATTTCCCTTATGTCAGATAACATAAGAGCTTGAGAGAAAGAAATTGAGTGAGAAAGAGGAAATGAGCATAAAATAAACACTCACCCCCTAAAACAGCATAACTACGCACAAAATCACTTTGGCACAGTTATGATAAGAGAGAAATTACATTGTAAGCTGTACAGAAACACTGATAGTAGTTCAGTGAAAACAGATGCAGAAGAAAGACGTTTTAGAAGAAGacaataaattatatattcCATGCTTttcaaaacatattaaacatattCATTTTTGACCCCAAAACCACATCTTTGTAGCAAATATCCTACAGTGGGTTCAGCTCTGTTTCTGAACAGCATTCCCTGTAGTGAACTAAAATGCAGTGTACACTAGTAGTGGAGTGTACACTTGTAGGTAAATGAAAGAAGCGGAAGTTGAAGTTGAAGCAGAACTAGACCATTTGTCTGCATCTGTAAATGGGACTGTCCTGCTCTTCAAATCAACTTTCACTACCCGTGGCCTCCCTTGACCGTCTGTTTCCCGTCAGAAGGAGCCTAGTCCATGTCTACTGCCACCACAAGTAATCATTTTCTCCACTAACGAGCTGTTTCCCAGAGCTGGTGCAGCTTCCTCCCTGTATCCTAGCCAGTATGAACTTTGGTTCACCTTGGTCAGTGTTTGTTCAGTGCCTCAACAGACACGCAGCTGGAAGTGCTAGCCCAACTCCTTCCTACGCTTCGAATAACCAGTGAGACACACCCTAAAGAAAACTTCGTCCCATCCAGACCGGCTAACACCACATCCTAGCAGCCCACCATATCCGTCTCCAGTACAGCAGTACAACACACTCTGTACAGACCCAAGAGCATCTAAATGAGGTCTGTGAGTGTAACCTATCAACAGCAATTGCAAACCTCGGTCATTATATATGAGGGTTATTTTTGAGCCCTGCTGTTCGACTGTATGAGCTTTTTGCCTGCTTACAGAATATGTGGCCTTGTGCTGCCCTGTGTTTAAAGACTGAACTCCAGCTCTATGGGGAAAGTTCCTTGAGTGTCTGAAAAGAGAAATTGGGGCTTTTGCAAACATGTACACTGGTAAACATGAGTAAGAGTTAGCTCTGTCTGTAATGTCTTGATGTGGTCAGAGCAAGCAGACTGAGCTCTCCTTGCCTTTGAAATGGTTTCTTCTGGACTTCTGAAGCTGGTTTCCTGGAGATAAGTGGAGCTTTATCATAGACTAAGTTTCAGTGCTAGTAATAAATCCTCACTGAAGAGCCTTCTTAttgtgaaagagggagaggaagcTGTAATCTCAGCAGGCACCACGTCTTATTTTCCCTAATTTAACGACTCGTTGGAGATGTGTCTAATCCTAAGACCTAGATGTGTTTCCACTATAACGGAGATCGTGCGTTAACCTGTGCCACACAACCGATGCCCATGGGTGTGATTTCCGATGGCGTTCCTATCATCTCTCCTGCAGGTATCCGCATGGGCAGTCTGGGCTTGTTCTTACAGTGCGCCACCTCCACGGTCTTCTCGCTGATCCTCAGCAAGCTGGTGCGTATGTTCGGCTCTAGGAGGGTCTACGTGAGCAGCATGGTGTCCTTCACCGCCTCTGCACTGGTCATCTGCCTGTCCAAGAGCGTGCTGCTGGTCACAGCCATGTCTGCCCTCACGGGGTTCGCTTACGCCGTCCTGCAGACGCTGCCGTACACGCTCACCTGCCACTACCACAAAGACAAAGAGGTCAGGAGATTTGCACACACGAGGTCCCCCATGATCGATTTGATTTACCTGCGGTTTCCATATTCTGAGTGTCAGAGCATCTGAATACACCTAAGAAATTGATAATGACCCAATGAGTTTAATTGCCTGTTGTAACATTCAGAAAGAACAATGCAATGCATGTGATGTTTGGAACAGAATCACCACAAAAATTAACATCTGAGTTTCTGTGTGTACAAGTTTTGCACTACATTGAAAAAACAGGGAAACAAGTATTATTTGTCACTTCCCACAGGTGTACATGCAAACCAGCAAAACCAAAGAGATTCACAGGAAGGCGGCAAATGTTGCCCAAGAGGCCGTGTGTCTCACCTTAGACGATGACCTGGGTGACCTAAGCCACAAAAGCGGACACACCAATGGCCACACCTGCTATAGTCAGCACAGGCCGGAACATTACCCCTCTCAGCACAGTCAGAATGGTACAGTCCCTAGTTTGGGAGCAGACAATTATGACAAACGGGGGGTGGGTTTGGATTTTGCCATTTTGGACAGCACCTTCCTGCTCTCTCAGGTCTTCCCCACACTCTTCATGGGCATGATCGTGCAGTTCACGGAGTCTGTCACTGCCTACATCGCCTCTTCTGCCATTTTTGGTGCAGTTGGCATTTATTTTGCCACACACGTCATCTTTGACCAAAACGACCTCCAAGCCTGAAAGAATACAGCTGATGGAAGGATTTAAGATACTGTATAATAATCATGTGATCCTTGTCCAAGTTCAAAAGCTTCtgccttagtgtgtgtgtgtgtgtgtgtgtgtgtgtgtgtgtgtgtgtgtgtgtgtgtgtgtgtgtgtgtgtgtgtgtgtgtgtgtgtgtgtgtgtgtgtgtgatagtggtTTACAGAAAATAGCATTCTATAAAAGCCTGTTATACCAACAGTATGCTCTGTAACATATTCTGAGATGTGAGAACACCAAAACTGCACAAAGGGCAGAAGCGGTGAGTCATGAAGCAGCGTGTGGCGTCCCTGATCACTGCGACCTGCTCTCCTTTCCTCAGTCTCCTGCTCACCAGCATTCCTGATTCTCCTGCCACTTCATCCTCTCCGCTCCCAGGCACAGGTCTGGACCCTCGGCCCGCTCCTTCCCTGTAGCGTCCCCTCCCTCCCACGTGTGCTAGTGCTCTGCTCCAAGCTGTTCTCTTTCCGGTGATGACCTGAGAAAGCCCAGCTGGTCACACTGAAGAGTTCCTGACAGGCATTAAGGCCTTGTGGGCATTTCATGACCCCACCCTGAGCAAGGGGCTTCAGTGttcttttttgtttggggggttTGTTATCATTTTTTTGATAGTTCATGTTGACCTTTAAGGATGAACTATGTGTTATGTATACATAACATATAGACTCCTTCCATCTCCACAGTGAGCAAAATATGGACCAATGGACATATCAGAGAGATGTCATGTGTTCTAAAACAAATACTTTTTATGTAATATAAAGATTAGACCTTTTTAGAaagtaactattttaatgtatatatttttgtatattgataatatatacatatagaaaTATTTATGTCCCTATGGGAATTTTTCTGCAGTCTGGTTAATGAGGCTTTCTGTATTTATGTTCTATTACATCAAACAAAAGTGTCATATTTCATGAACATTTTATCTATGTGGTTATAGTAACCAGCACTAATATATCCAGATTTCTCTGAAAAGACAATCTAGGGTATTGTGTACAGGAACTTACACTACTTAAATAATACTGTAAAAATAATTCAAAGCatctaaaatttgtggaactgCAGCATGCAGAGCAATTAAGCCTAAATTTGAATGAAGATGGCCCACCATTTAGTAccgtcaggagtgtgtgtgtgtgtgtgtgtgtgtgtgtgtgtgtgtgtgtgtgtgtgtgtgtgtgtgtgtgtgtgtgtgtgtgtgtgtgtgtgtgtgtgtgtgtgtgtgtgtgtgtgtgtgtgtgtgtgtttgcaaatAAAGCATGAGATAAGTTTGCAGGACTCTCAGGATGGACCCAGTTAAAGCTAGCTTGGGTTAATATATCAGAGTACAAACAGGTATCTGTTAGCTAGTAGTAAACTTATGGCTGGAAACTGAAAATGATATTTACATTGAAATCATTACATGATGTGACTGATGTTTACAAACTCAAATAAATTAAGTAATTGCAAAGGCAAAGCTTAGTCTTGGTTAACCTACTATTAATTGTGAAGTATTTTATTTACAGGTTGACCAACAAGTGATTATTGCTTTAATTAAAATATGGTTTTCATCTAGTTGCGATTTTTGCCTTTAGTTGTATTCTTGTTTGAGGCAAAACAAAGACTGTAACTCATTCACTCACGGTTAGAAAGTAGTACTAGTGTGGTACTGTAAAAAAGACCCGTGttccattttttttattatctatTTAAACATATCTTCGCCCACTTCCCCTCGCCACTTCTGCCATCACTAAGGGTCGTGTTCCAATACTGCATTAACTGAAGTGATGTGGCGTTACACATGCCCTGTGAGGGGCGACGAAACTAGTGAACAAAAACGTCGGGTTCAGCAACACTTGTCCAAAAAACATTGCCACCTCATGCAATTTCTGTCTTAACAGAGAAAACAATGACTGTCAGAGCCGTCTGTCACCTGAAACCAAATACATTTTCAGTTGGATAATGGACGTAACGTTTAGCCTCCTTAACTGGCAAGCCAACGAGCTCGTCGTAGCTAAATTACAGTCATTCAGGTTCTAAATAGTGTAAATAAACTCATCTGGTGTTAAGTTTTCGGGTGTTCAACAATAATCCATCGAAATCTTCGCATTATCATCAATATGACTAGACAGCAATTCGCCAAAGAAATCGGAATGAATGTTTTTCATGTGCCCCTGTCACATCCTCACGTCCCCCCTAAATGAGGCGTGGCGTGACACATCGTTTATGTGAATGGCGATAAAGCGACATCAGTATTgtcaacttagcgactttgtcaCTATATTTAGCGAGCATTTCAGTGGTGAACACTAAAAATTAGACTTAAATTACACTGAATTTGTCGCCTACATTCTGTCTCGTAGTGATTTgaatctttaaaaaaatattttatttcctTCCCATTTATCGTAATACAGCCAGATTACAACTAATTGGGTTTAATTGTATTTGATCTTATATTGGCCTAAAGTACAAAAACGTAAGTTGAATTGTAGTGTCACCTCAAGCACAATGTAATAAACATTACCAATCAACCAGTAGGCTACAGTATGTCGTCCCGCCATACGAGCATGCAAATTAGCGTTTGCTATAAagttacattttaatgattttacaAAGAGGATATTCATGAATGAACTCTTAACACATTAACTGCTGAACGCGCGGAAAGTCGTGCCCAAGTAAAAATGTAACGACACAAGTTGACTGGAGTGGTACTAGAAAGACAATTGCGCGTCTGTGAACTATCAAGTTGCATGTACGCTTCAGTTACGCATGCGCGTCAGACTATTTGTGGCCATGGGATTTCatttgttttacatttattgTGGGTTTGTTAGTTTTATCAACTTAAACATTTTCACTCCGTCACTCCATGTTCCCTGACTATGGCTATTAGTAAATTGCAAGTGTGTAGTAGTCCTTTCATGATAATTTATCACATTTGTTAGTTCTCACTTGTCAGTTTCTTGGCTTCCTTCATTGTTAGTTTTTAGAAATTTGATTTACCGTGTTTttttattatcaaaatgtattccTTTGTAGTTTGGATGTTATTGCTCCAGATTATTCCCCTATTACGCGCATTGTTCAGCCACGTTGTTTGACTCAGACCTAAATTGTTATGTAAATTCGCTACTGGGCTTGTTGGAAGTGAACGAGGC
Encoded here:
- the LOC143527085 gene encoding solute carrier family 45 member 3 isoform X2; this encodes MLPRPRDGLRMSIGPVLGLLFIPLIGSASDRCTSSYGRRRPFIWLLSLGVLLALLIIPHADVLAAHLSWGPGDPSRALQVGLLIVGVGLLDFCGQVCFTPLEALLSDLYHERDDCAQAFAIFSFMVSLGGCVGYLLPALDWSGGLLAFYLGGQAECLFALLIVIFVVSVLVTMRMSEEEAPRGPPAPEIQPAEGGPCGPRACCHVVRCKLRLLRAGPLLCLLRSCWSMSPAIYRSYCHVPRVMRQLCVSQLCSWMAVMSFMLFYTDFVGEGLYEGVPSAAPGTPPRQQYDEGIRMGSLGLFLQCATSTVFSLILSKLVRMFGSRRVYVSSMVSFTASALVICLSKSVLLVTAMSALTGFAYAVLQTLPYTLTCHYHKDKEVYMQTSKTKEIHRKAANVAQEAVCLTLDDDLGDLSHKSGHTNGHTCYSQHRPEHYPSQHSQNGTVPSLGADNYDKRGVGLDFAILDSTFLLSQVFPTLFMGMIVQFTESVTAYIASSAIFGAVGIYFATHVIFDQNDLQA
- the LOC143527085 gene encoding solute carrier family 45 member 3 isoform X1; amino-acid sequence: MPGWRSQCRLVLLNLLTCGLEICVAAGITYVPPLLLEAGVEEKYMTMVLGIGPVLGLLFIPLIGSASDRCTSSYGRRRPFIWLLSLGVLLALLIIPHADVLAAHLSWGPGDPSRALQVGLLIVGVGLLDFCGQVCFTPLEALLSDLYHERDDCAQAFAIFSFMVSLGGCVGYLLPALDWSGGLLAFYLGGQAECLFALLIVIFVVSVLVTMRMSEEEAPRGPPAPEIQPAEGGPCGPRACCHVVRCKLRLLRAGPLLCLLRSCWSMSPAIYRSYCHVPRVMRQLCVSQLCSWMAVMSFMLFYTDFVGEGLYEGVPSAAPGTPPRQQYDEGIRMGSLGLFLQCATSTVFSLILSKLVRMFGSRRVYVSSMVSFTASALVICLSKSVLLVTAMSALTGFAYAVLQTLPYTLTCHYHKDKEVYMQTSKTKEIHRKAANVAQEAVCLTLDDDLGDLSHKSGHTNGHTCYSQHRPEHYPSQHSQNGTVPSLGADNYDKRGVGLDFAILDSTFLLSQVFPTLFMGMIVQFTESVTAYIASSAIFGAVGIYFATHVIFDQNDLQA